From Lagenorhynchus albirostris chromosome 15, mLagAlb1.1, whole genome shotgun sequence, one genomic window encodes:
- the LOC132506194 gene encoding large ribosomal subunit protein uL16-like translates to MSIRTKLQNKEHLIEALRRGKFKFPGHQKIHISKKWGFTKFNADEFENMVAEKRLIPDGCGVKYIPNRGPLDKWRALHS, encoded by the coding sequence ATGTCCATCCGCACCAAGCTGCAGAACAAGGAGCATTTGATTGAGGCCCTCCGCAGGGGCAAGTTCAAGTTCCCTGGCCACCAGAAGATCCACATCTCCAAGAAGTGGGGATTTACTAAGTTTAATGCAGATGAATTTGAAAACATGGTGGCAGAAAAGCGGCTCATCCCAGATGGCTGTGGGGTCAAGTACATCCCTAATCGTGGCCCCCTGGACAAATGGCGGGCCCTGCACTCATGA